The Gadus macrocephalus chromosome 13, ASM3116895v1 genome includes a window with the following:
- the ikbke gene encoding inhibitor of nuclear factor kappa-B kinase subunit epsilon has protein sequence MTASTVNYLWSIQDVLGQGATASVYKARNKKTGEQVAVKVFNAASYSRSYEVQMREFEMLRKLNHNNIVLLYAVEELASKQKVLVMEYCAGGSLLSLLEEPENAFGLPETEFRIVLQCVVQGMNHLRENGVVHRDIKPGNIMRQVGDDGRSVYKLTDFGAARELNDEEKFLSIYGTEEYLHPDMYERAVLRKPQQKGYGVTVDLWSIGVTFYHAAAGSLPFRPYGGPRKNKTTMYNITTKKPVGSIAGTQRDEDGPIDWGYNFPHSCQLSQGMSGQLVPVLAGILEADQERCWSFDQFFMATTDILKREPIHLFSLLQATASCIYIHHHNTVSMFLEEVASQTGMAVERLQLLYLGHELPLEGNMKVVNLPPTSAAQPLLLLGLGPDTNPGLLCREPEIPAIPSRFDVMADYRFSKVMVGVVHQFVRTVRTLHAQRELLLQGYYSYMMKLRRDCEAAMVSITMVSLRLQACLDLEHKIGQYPPEIPSLIENHNKLQLIREHLPMYVGGVQQFQNELEHLLIEQAKLAESLANDKSHQKMKMLLEKISAIHQMYRKDRQTGKLGYNDEQIHKFEKIHLSTCMKRMKTLFREDSVKRYKELLATTSTWSSVLVGIQSRLDDFNSFSNGLLADLEVCNGHLNKALDIVLLSFQPRREAPEPGDTPREKEQMVFRMHHLKEEMEILVRELECNNSVIESLGTVSPASASLKPSTRPCTL, from the exons ATGACGGCCAGTACGGTGAACTACCTGTGGTCTATCCAGGATGTCCTGGGCCAAGGAGCCACCGCTAGTGTCTACAAAGCCCGCAACAAG AAAACGGGTGAGCAAGTAGCAGTGAAGGTGTTTAACGCCGCTAGCTACAGTCGCTCCTATGAGGTCCAGATGAGGGAGTTTGAGATGCTGAGAAAACTCAACCATAACAACATCGTCCTGCTGTACGCTGTGGAAGAG CTCGCCTCGAAACAAAAGGTGTTGGTGATGGAGTATTGCGCGGGAGGCAGCCTGCTGAGTCTACTGGAGGAGCCAGAGAATGCCTTTGGCCTGCCTGAGACCGAGTTCCGCATTGTGCTGCAGTGTGTGG TGCAGGGGATGAACCATCTGCGGGAGAACGGGGTGGTGCACCGGGACATCAAGCCAGGCAACATCATGCGGCAGGTGGGGGACGACGGCCGCTCCGTTTACAAGCTGACTGACTTCGGAGCGGCCCGCGAGCTGAACGACGAGGAGAAGTTTCTCTCCATCTATGGAACGGAGGAATATCTA cacCCAGACATGTATGAGCGTGCGGTGCTGCGCAAGCCCCAGCAGAAGGGCTACGGCGTGACCGTGGACCTTTGGAGCATCGGGGTGACCTTCTACCACGCTGCCGCCGGCAGCCTGCCCTTCAGGCCCTACGGTGGGCCCCGCAAGAACAAGACCACCAT GTACAACATTACCACAAAGAAGCCTGTGGGATCCATAGCAGGAACACAGAGGGATGAAGACGGACCTATAGATTGGGGCTACAACTTTCCCCACAGCTGCCAGCTGTCACA GGGTATGTCGGGCCAGCTGGTGCCAGTGCTTGCGGGCATACTGGAGGCGGACCAGGAGCGCTGCTGGAGCTTTGACCAGTTCTTCATGGCCACCACGGACATCTTGAAGCGGGAGCCCATTCACCTCTTCTCCCTGCTGCAGGCCACGGCCTCCTGCATCTacatccaccaccacaacac GGTGTCCAtgttcctggaggaggtggccTCCCAGACCGGCATGGCGGTGGAGAGGCTGCAGCTGCTCTACCTGGGCCATGAGCTCCCCCTGGAGGGCAACATGAAGGTGGTCAACCTGCCCCCCACCTCCGCCGCCcagcccctgctgctgctgggcctgggGCCCGACACAAACCCCGGCCTCCTCTGCAGAGAGC CGGAGATCCCTGCCATCCCCTCCAGGTTTGACGTCATGGCCGACTACCGCTTCTCTAAG GTGATGGTGGGAGTGGTCCACCAGTTTGTGAGGACAGTACGCACGCTGCACGCGCAGAGAGAGCTGCTCCTGCAGGGATACTACAGTTACAT GATGAAGCTCCGCAGGGACTGTGAGGCAGCCATGGTCAGCATCACCATGGTCAGCCTCAGACTGCAGGCCTGCCTCGACTTGGAGCACAAAAT agGCCAATACCCTCCAGAGATACCCAGCCTCATAGAGAACCACAACAAACTGCAGCTG ATCCGCGAGCACCTGCCCATGTACGTGGGGGGCGTCCAGCAGTTCCAGAACGAGCTGGAACACCTTCTCATAGAACAGGCCAAGCTGGCCGAGAGTCTGGCCAACGACAAGAG CCATCAGAAGATGAAGATGCTGCTGGAAAAGATCTCGGCCATCCATCAGATGTACCGTAAAGACAGACAAACGGGCA AGCTGGGATACAACGACGAGCAGATCCACAAGTTTGAAAA GATCCACCTGTCCACCTGCATGAAGCGCATGAAGACTCTGTTCAGAGAAGACAGCGTCAAGAGATACAAAGAGCTGCtggccaccaccagcacctggaGCAG TGTCTTGGTGGGGATCCAGAGCAGATTGGATGACTTCAACTCCTTCTCCAACGGCCTGCTGGCAGACCTGGAGGTGTGCAACGGACATCTGAATAAG GCTCTGGATATAGTCCTTCTCAGCTTCCAACCCAGGAGAGAAGCTCCGGAGCCTGGGGACACTCCTAGAGAAAAGGAACAAATGGTCTTCAG GATGCATCATCTGAAAGAGGAAATGGAGATCCTGGTCCGAGAGCTAGAGTGTAACAACAGCGTCATAGAAAG TTTAGGAACGGTCAGCCCTGCTTCAGCGTCACTGAAGCCCAGTACCAGGCCCTGTACACTGTAA